DNA sequence from the Manihot esculenta cultivar AM560-2 chromosome 11, M.esculenta_v8, whole genome shotgun sequence genome:
CTGGAAGGTACTTTATGCAAAAACTGACAGAATGTCTGTGGGGTTGCTTTTACAACTTTTTTGGTTAGAGAATTTGTAGATGATGGGGACAATAATTTGTTTGATATGGTTGAGAATTAGCCTTTCCAGTCTCAATATTTTATGAATAGATCATGGAACTTTTATCTttggaaaataaaactcttttagcttatattaaaattttaaataagatgCAAGCATCCTGCATGTAATTAGgcattatttcttttaatagattagtttgccttaaaaaaattttttttcttttattttttttaaaacaaaagtgGAGTGCGGATGAAATATACTATACGATGGGAGATCATGATTTTAagataaaaattgaaaactatGAATCTGAATGAGATTATCAACAGCCCATAAGTCGAGTTAGTGATATTAAAATTACTTGTAagttgtaaaatttttaatcttaaatttctaatatatatgttaggcttgacTGAAAATTCTTAATTGCCCCTTTTTAATGGTTAATGTCTTCACTAATATCTGCACTCTTCCATGAAGCTTGAGAAGGTGGAGAGTGGACTCCTTTCGGATGTTGGCGATCTTCTAGACACTTTCCTATGAAGATCAGCCTCTATTGGTCTAATAGATACCCTTTTTTGCCTGATTTTTTTACCTTAATATTATCAATTGTGTTGTTACCCTCCACCTTAAGGGTAATAGTTTTCTCAGTTGAGGCATAAAAGACGAGTCTGTATCTAGAGAAACGTTGATGTCTCCTATGGCTTGCTTAGCACAGAAACATTGAAGTGGACTTTGAAAACCCACCCCAATAACTTTAACTATCCAGAATCATCTTATGTAGGTTTCAAAGATGAGAAGAGTGTTGATCAAGCTTTGAATGCCTAGTATCTCAATGGTGGTGAATCAATAGTTCTATTGCCCTAAGCAAATTATGCAATTGGTGACTTGGAGAAACCTGAGCAAGTAATTGGTTATGAGCCGTTAAGGCTTGCAGTTATGATAGGCTTTAGATATGACATTAAAACGGTTTGTCTTATTTGTTACTAGGTTGGAGAGAACTAATGAAATATAAATGCAAGCCTAATCTTTGTTTAATTGGTCAATCTCAAGAGTCACCATTATTTTTAGTTCCATTGAATTTCAATGATGACCATTATGGCTATAGCctaacatttatttttatttataaaaaaaagagaaaacaataatgaacatacattattatacataaaaataaccttttttttgttttcggTTTTAAAGTAAACTTATAAATTGCtttcaaaaaaggaaaatagacttataattattttatattatattattatgagataacaATAATACAAAGATAATATGACAAtgtcataataataataatataatatatttattagtagattaatgaaaattttaatgattgaataatatctttaaaagtttaaaaatagaTATTTGAATTAGTTATCCTCAAAgtatataataaaattgcaaaaaaagGTAAAACACAACTTTTTTTCATTCTATATGAAAGAATCATTCCTAACTTTAACATGAAGGCGGTaaagagaataaaaattaaCTGTTGCCTTTTCaattaagatattttaatataatttaaaaaatataattatattttaattaattagattaaaatagCATAGTTAATTATGCAAAAAAAACAACATTACCGATTCCAATGCTAAGTATCCCGCGGGCAGATACCAGTTACAATTTGCTTGAACTTGTCAAGGCAAATGTTGAATCAATTGGTTTGTGTCACTTAACTTTCAAAACTGAAGATCTGAGTCTGGGAGAAACTAAAGAATATCAAACTAGGATCTTTCATAATGTGATTACTGGTAATAACACGACTGATGTCGAGATTTTCAGGTTAAAAGGAACCAACAACACAGGGTATTTCTCTTGTGAAGCTCAATgatatatatatgaatttcaTTGCTTATTTTTTGGTTGCTAATtgctttgtcttttttttttttttttttaaagatgaaCAAGCTAATTGAttcttatttgtttatttatttgttgtGGATGACCAAGCTAATTGAAATATGGAGGATACTGGAATATGCTTGTAAGAAAAAAAGCTGTGTTATTTGCCTATGTTTAGTTTTTAGCCATCTTTTTTGGTTAAACGCATATTTCATTGATAAAGAGGAAGAAACTGTTGTTTTGCGGCGGTATCACAATAAAACCAGCAAACCAACTTATTTAGACATGCTATGAATAATGTCTTTGGTCGTTTGTAATACATTTTGTTTCAATAACATCCACAGATTACTACCTTTTCCAAGTGCCAAAACATGATACAGAACAAATTATTTTAGGAATAAATTTCATTGGACTCAACAGATTCCAATTCAACGTCTACAAGAGAATTAGATAGCTTTACCCAAATTCCTGTGAAGTTTCTCCTTATAGTTTCCATTTTGCCAGATCAAGAGCCTAGGTTCATCTCTTAAGCGGGAGCTTGTTTTTGGATCTTCCATGACTGGTCGAATCCCCAGTAGACTAGAGTCTCTTCAGTTTAGTTTGTATAGGGCGCTTCACTGCTTATTGCGTCTTAGGGGGTTAGTTGCTGTGAGCCTTTAGGGCCATAGGCATGTAATCTGTAACCTGCTTCTTGTTAATGTACATCTTTAACCCAAAAAACAAAACCCACCTACTGATTACAAACAATCATTTgaacaaaaaaataattcaattgaatACACTCTTTCGTATTTGACAAGGATAAACGGACTTAGACCTGTAGTAATTCCACCAAAATTAAACCATGAAGATCCTGAattcaactcttttaattttCCTACCTCTTTAATCTGGCCAAAAAAATGccaagttaaatatttttaaagactgaatgaatttctattttaaaaaaaagcccTTTATTTGATGAAAGAATGGGAgcaaactttttaataatatttcccaatatctttttatttaattttaattattaaggtATTGAATGATAGATAAATACCTCACTTTCCCTCATTcaatgattttttaaatattttgtttatTATAACTATGACATATAGAACCATTCCATACACTTATGTAAAATAAGAAATGGAAAATAGAAAAACAATTTAAGTTTGGATGAAGCAGTGAactattattatcaatataatttGTCAAGAGACTCTTTCTCTAGCTAAAATCTAGTTGTAATCACAAAAGCTCTGAGCCCAAAGCTTTGCTCTCAACCTCCCAGAATGCTTCTGCAATgacatgaaataaaaataaataaataaaggcaGAACTAAATTTTAGGCATACTAAAAAAATTCTTGTACTTGTACTTGACCTTAATGTGTTTCTATGAGCCGAAGTTGATGCCTTGTGCTAGTGGTAATTCATTCCCGTAATTTATAGTACTGCCAGCgaacaattataaaaataaataaataaaataattaatttccttCTTTTTATGGCGTATCAGATGAGGATTGATTTGAAAGGCATAACTGAATTTTTACAAAGCAAAATATCTAACCAAGCCATGCAAATTGAGATGATAAGGCAAATGAAGCCATTGGAGTGTTTGATCAAATTTACCAAGTCGATCGTCGCATGTACTGTTTCCAAGAATCACTTCCTGCTTCACGGCCACCTCCTGTAGCTTTTTCGCCGCCGAAAGCACCACCAATTTCAGCACCATTTGTTGGTATATTTACATTCACAATGCCACAGTCACTTCCTTGTGGCCTGCATTATGTCTATTTGAGTGAGAAAAATGGAATATTCCGAGAGAAAATACAAATAATTTGAGCTCATGTATTGTGAAGAACTTATTTCTATTTAGATTTGATGCCAGAATAAGAAAAGTTACCATAGATGTtccaattaaaaaatttcaccCCAAACATGATGCAAAAGGATTTGAAATTCTGAAGATAAGCAGCTATAAACATCCCCCTCATCCAAAGCTTTTGAAGATAAAATGcgaatcaaaatatatatttaactcTACATTCATGGTAGAAACACTAACCCGATCCATTTGAAGATAACTTCAGGTTTGCGGGTGAAGATCGAACTGCTTAGTCCTTGAGGCACTGAATTGTTTATTTCAATCGCGTCTTGTAAAGTCTGCACAAACAACCAAGTTTCCACAAAGCAGCTCAAACAAAATCCAgcaaaatgagagaaaatatataaaaattaataggtTAAGGCatcaaaatgatttttttaaaaaaacaaaactacgacaaaaaaaaaagggggcCAATTACGATTAAAACAATAGTGATTGAAATACTATAATTTGAACCTTGACAATTAAGAAAATTTCAATTGCCTTTACTTTAAAAACCCACCAAACAAAAAGACTTAACCAAGAGGCTACCTGAAATTTCATAACATAAAGAACAGGAGCAAATAACTCCTCCTTAACGACATCTGCCTTTGGCGAAATCTCAACAATTGTAGGCTGCACATAATTGCCTTCGGATTCTATAACAGAACCGCCTGTTAGGATCTTCCCTCCCTGCAAAATTATAGATGGTAGATTAACATAGTTGACCAAATGATTCAATCCCAAATCAAAAGCCATTCATATGTGACTAAATCAATAACCAATGAAGGTTTCAACTACAAGTTAGATCCTCACATGCTACAGCATTTTTCTTGATTACCTCAACCATATGAAAGCAACAAATTAAGTGTCATCTTGACTGGAATTCACTTGGATGCCAACAGGCAAAATCTGACTTCATATAAGACTTGTTTATTTGAAAATCGTTACACTtatcttaaattaaaatttaatttgttaggGTTTTCAAATGATTTGTCCAATAACCATTTGAAGTCCTTGCAAATTCCCAATTTGTTCTGCAACCTGGAAAGCTCAAGCAATTCACAAGAGAAGAATTCTTATGTTTGAAATAATGTATATGCTGGATAAATATGGCCAAAGAGGGAAACTACAGCATACCTGGGACTTAATGGTCTCTATTCCCTTTTCAAAATTCTTTCTTGATTCAGAAGTATGCAATGGCCCAAGCAAGGTACCTTTTTCCAACGGATCCCCAACTTTAACTTGTTTGTATACACTAAGTAGTTGATCAATTACTCTGTCATATATGCTCTCGTGAAGAAGCTTCAAAACACAAGCAAGGAAAAGTTCTATAAGTAAATTTTTTACTAGTATAACCATGTGACtccaaataaaatattacactcATCAGCATACCAGCCTACGACATGTTGTGCACCGCTGACCAGCTGTCCCAACAGCAGCAAACAAAATGGAACGAACAGCTAACTGAATATCTGCATCATCCATTACTATTATAGCATTGTTTCCACTTAGTTCAAGCAAGCATTTACCGAATCTCTGATTCACTGTTTGTTGCACCATCAAGCCAACCTGTAGAATATGCATAGTTTCCTTGAGAAATTATCAGATAAATTATAGTGGATTACTCTTGTCAATGCACAAGTGTAATATGAtttcatataattataaatCCAGAGCAACAAGACAAAAATTTCAAACAGGACGCATTTCTAAGAGAACagagaaaaatataatattttataagttgAAACTGCCATGGATCTAAATATATTAACTGcacattttattaattagatgAGAAGACCAGAAATAATCAAGTCCCAAAAGATTTCTGAACATATGTATTATATATACAGAACTTCATGGTATAAAACAGATATATTTAATGGCTCAAAGATTAGTATATAGATCA
Encoded proteins:
- the LOC110626662 gene encoding aldehyde dehydrogenase family 7 member B4, with the translated sequence MGFAKKEYEFFSEIGLSERNLGCFVNGTWKARGPVVTTLNPANNQTIAEVVEGSIEDYEEGMQACSEAAKIWMQVPAPKRGEIVRQIGDALRAKLQQLGRLVSLEMGKILPEGIGEVQEIIDMCNFAVGLSRQLNGSIIPSERPNHAMLEMWNPLGIVGVITAFNFPCAVLGWNACIALVCGNCVVWKGAPTTPLITIAMTKLVAGVLEKNSLPPAIFTSFCGGADIGQAIAKDTRIPLVSFTGSSKVGLMVQQTVNQRFGKCLLELSGNNAIIVMDDADIQLAVRSILFAAVGTAGQRCTTCRRLLLHESIYDRVIDQLLSVYKQVKVGDPLEKGTLLGPLHTSESRKNFEKGIETIKSQGGKILTGGSVIESEGNYVQPTIVEISPKADVVKEELFAPVLYVMKFQTLQDAIEINNSVPQGLSSSIFTRKPEVIFKWIGPQGSDCGIVNVNIPTNGAEIGGAFGGEKATGGGREAGSDSWKQYMRRSTCTINYGNELPLAQGINFGS